In the Acropora muricata isolate sample 2 chromosome 10, ASM3666990v1, whole genome shotgun sequence genome, one interval contains:
- the LOC136888560 gene encoding integrase/recombinase xerD homolog, producing the protein MLLSGATQWPACPVSHPLVKLALEGAKRRLARPVQPKEPLSVSTVQAIATHFASSASLSDLRFLFILFVGFAGFFRIDEITNIALRDVSIHGDHMSVYVPPRKNDQYREGHTSFLPRTGKVTCPVAVTERLIKLLPQSSSAFPLVRRIVKARSKEYFHSSLGVSVSTLREEFKKHIKPFVSDTSKYGTHSIKSGAASHPACRKIAGDLLDIHAGWRCESTKHRYGLSERLAVSKELSI; encoded by the coding sequence ATGCTATTAAGTGGGGCCACGCAATGGCCGGCTTGTCCTGTTAGCCATCCTTTAGTAAAGCTTGCTTTAGAAGGCGCCAAAAGAAGGCTTGCTCGACCTGTTCAGCCTAAGGAGCCGCTGTCGGTTAGCACCGTACAGGCGATTGCTACGCATTTTGCCTCAAGCGCTTCGCTTTCCGATCTTCGTTTTTTATTCATTCTTTTCGTTGGTTTTGCAGGCTTTTTTCGCATTGACGAGATTACGAATATAGCACTTCGCGATGTCTCTATACATGGTGATCATATGTCTGTTTATGTACCTCCGCGCAAAAACGATCAGTATCGGGAAGGCCACACCTCTTTTCTTCCTAGAACCGGCAAGGTTACTTGTCCTGTAGCTGTGACCGAGCGGTTGATTAAGCTTTTGCCACAGTCTTCCTCTGCGTTCCCATTAGTTCGAAGAATTGTCAAAGCTAGGTCTAAGGAGTATTTTCATTCTAGCTTGGGTGTTTCTGTTTCCACTTTGAGGGAGGAATTTAAGAAGCATATTAAGCCATTTGTTAGCGATACTTCTAAGTACGGCACGCATAGTATAAAGTCTGGCGCGGCTTCTCATCCGGCTTGTAGGAAAATAGCTGGTGACCTGTTAGATATCCATGCTGGTTGGAGGTGCGAGTCCACTAAGCATAGATATGGTCTTAGCGAGCGTTTAGCCGTCTCTAAGGAGCTTTCAATTTAG
- the LOC136887396 gene encoding shieldin complex subunit 2-like: MADENFFKSPKVLIFTAPVLCRGCIEKAPKIVEEGNEPFDRRWRKSVVTVGENLLTSWSKQEACSSENDLTEASDIRLDYDPLAIQESVYYYLESEFNSNNSSSMPVTQFSFGFETALPNTAGNIEGEEPLQKEFEDLRCASQRLLAEHDTFSSSVEDGRGLKRKPDKSPSCESMTDAHLLTMEDVYTQDKYLSSSGKSRSPATTTQRKQIKLFSDPDLSSKPSDPDEEFGGLIMNTVPKVCDELTLLKDCTTENAIANIAFIVVQVNHPRDVKIKSGANAGSFVAVSSILVADESKSCFKVTLWREASRWVDRVSPGDFAVATGVKVGKWRDEYVGQTTFKSSFYNLHQPKSVLSHACLKLVSQERINNLSGWARSEHPYLFAVSRVKKAVELTEIAQLRDNTLVNFRGKVISVCMNSTSTTYRFGDQQLAKITVVLAERPGDMIKLSLWGRQSQWMNQLQEGLGSVWEFQFLAVKYSADTGCVSLHTTPRSTKIKLIMDDDRKAKLIGAQSHESANDRRKFSSVRDLLQSKYTGLAEIKANIASLQFHCGQDEIIIIDQTTRSNNQFKDKIGKLVYIGCGSCSRALDQDHNGVYGQCGHCVTANPDYQYTVEYYYKPVRLLVRDACAALKIEAFSRVVSCLFNDYPAKSSMQKQVDASSHDDSFVESFIAFLNSLVNGVKRKMLIACHVDVDENSFVKNRSFTLLEIEV; this comes from the exons atggcggatgaaAACTTCTTCAAATCTCCTAAAGTGTTGATTTTTACGGCGCCGGTTTTGTGCCGTGGATGTATTGAAAAGGCGCCAAAAATTGTTGAAGAGG GAAACGAACCATTTGATCGTCGGTGGAGGAAATCAGTCGTAACTGTCGGTGAAAACTTACTTACTTCTTGGAGTAAACAAGAGGCGTGTAGCAGTGAGAACGATCTCACTGAAGCTAGTGACATCAGGTTGGATTATGATCCACTAGCAATACAAGAGTCAGTTTATTACTACTTGGAAAGTGAGTTCAATAGTAACAACAGCTCCTCAATGCCTGTAACCCAGTTTTCGTTTGGTTTTGAAACTGCACTGCCAAATACCGCTGGTAACATTGAAGGCGAGGAACCTTTGCAGAAGGAATTCGAAGATTTACGATGTGCAAGTCAGAGGCTTCTTGCTGAACATGACACTTTCAGCTCAAGTGTCGAAGATGGGAGAGGACTCAAAAGAAAACCCGACAAGAGTCCCAGTTGTGAATCTATGACCGATGCACATCTCTTGACCATGGAGGATGTATATACTCAAGACAAATACCTTTCTTCATCTGGTAAAAGCAGAAGCCCAGCAACCACAACACAGAGGAAACAGAtcaaattattttcagatcCTGATCTTTCCTCAAAACCTTCAGACCCTGATGAAGAATTTGGGGGTTTGATAATGAATACAGTTCCCAAAGTTTGTGATGAATTAACCCTGCTCAAAGACTGTACGACAGAAAACGCAATCGCTAATATAGCGTTTATCGTCGTGCAAGTCAATCACCCTCGGGATGTAAAGATCAAATCTGGAGCTAATGCGGGGAGTTTTGTAGCAGTCTCATCTATTCTAGTTGCTGATGAATCGAAGTCTTGCTTCAAAGTAACACTTTGGAGAGAGGCTTCAAGATGGGTAGACAGAGTAAGCCCAGGAGATTTTGCTGTTGCAACTGGAGTCAAGGTTGGAAAGTGGCGTGATGAGTATGTTGGCCAAACAACATTCAAGTCGAGTTTCTACAATCTACATCAACCAAAATCTGTGTTGTCCCATGCGTGTTTAAAGTTAGTCTCCCAAGAGAGAATCAACAATCTTTCTGGCTGGGCGAGATCAGAGCACCCTTACCTTTTTGCTGTTTCACGTGTCAAGAAGGCTGTGGAATTGACTGAAATAGCGCAGCTACGCGATAACACTTTGGTGAACTTCAGAGGAAAAGTCATAAGTGTGTGCATGAATTCTACATCAACTACTTACCGTTTTGGTGATCAGCAGCTGGCGAAAATAACAGTTG TTTTAGCTGAGCGACCAGGCGACATGATCAAGCTTTCTCTGTGGGGAAGACAATCTCAGTGGATGAACCAACTGCAAGAAGGTCTGGGAAGTGTTTGGGAGTTCCAGTTCCTCGCAGTCAAATACAGCGCGGATACCGGGTGTGTCTCCCTGCACACGACACCAAGGTCAACGAAGATAAAGCTTATCATGGATGATGACAGAAAGGCGAAATTAATTGGGGCTCAATCTCATGAAAGTGCCAATGACAGGAGAAAATTCTCGAGTGTACGCGATTTGCTGCAGTCGAAGTACACAGGTTTAGCCGAAATTAAAGCTAATATCGCATCGTTGCAATTTCACTGTGGACAAGACGAAATCATTATTATCGACCAAACTACACGCTCGAATAATCAATTCAAAGACAAGATTGGCAAATTAGTTTACATTGGATGCGGATCTTGCTCGCGGGCTCTTGACCAAGATCACAACGGTGTTTACGGTCAGTGTGGCCACTGCGTGACGGCCAATCCCGATTATCAATACACCGTTGAGTATTATTACAAACCGGTGAGATTACTTGTTAGAGACGCATGCGCGGCCTTAAAAATAGAAGCGTTCAGTCGCGTCGTTTCCTGCCTTTTTAACGACTATCCTGCTAAGTCATCGATGCAAAAACAAGTTGATGCTTCATCGCATGATGATAGTTTTGTAGAGAGTTTTATTGCGTTTTTGAACTCGCTCGTTAATGGagtgaagcgcaaaatgctaaTTGCCTGTCATGTTGACGTCGACGAAAATAGCTTCGTTAAGAACAGAAGTTTCACTCTCCTGGAAATTGAGGTATAA